Proteins encoded by one window of Rutidosis leptorrhynchoides isolate AG116_Rl617_1_P2 chromosome 7, CSIRO_AGI_Rlap_v1, whole genome shotgun sequence:
- the LOC139857335 gene encoding altered inheritance of mitochondria protein 32-like produces MLTNLNRFPAIHFAFSTISPYLFPFTSVAMETATPVTDDNHKLGFNRPEMYSGQLNGTAISYDRHVILCYKTHDTWPSRVESSDSHPFPKLLAGALKARKNDIPVKTLLTICEGREDSELSDGDVLLFPEMVKYRGLKEPDINSFVEEVIVNRKPWSTGVQEVMTGSHIFVCAHSSRDKRCGFCGPVLIQKFKEEVELRGLGNVSVTACSHVGGHKYAGNLIIYSVQDSKVCGHWYGYVTPSDVPALLDNHIGKGEIIYRIWRGQMGVPMVKKAQKTAEQALPNGHDYKDIEQDTQATSPKEEKENGGCCQGVNGFSCCRDETPETENEKKEAISILDFITKKWEKHEIYTVSAVVGAVVTVAVAYSFYKRLR; encoded by the exons ATGCTAACAAATCTTAACCGTTTTCCCGCCATTCACTTTGCTTTCTCTACTATTTCCCCCTATCTCTTTCCTTTCACCTCCGTCGCTATGGAAACCGCAACTCCGGTAACTGACGACAACCATAAACTCGGTTTCAACCGGCCGGAAATGTACTCGGGACAACTTAACGGCACCGCTATATCCTACGACCGTCATGTTATCCTCTGTTACAAGACTCATGACACGTGGCCTTCTAGAGTTGAATCATCTGATTCGCATCCGTTTCCTAAACTTCTTGCTGGTGCTCTTAAAGCTCGCAAGAACGATATTCCTGTAAAG ACCTTGTTGACGATTTGTGAAGGACGTGAAGATAGTGAGTTATCAGATGGAGATGTATTGCTTTTTCCTGAAATGGTTAAGTACAG GGGATTAAAAGAACCGGACATAAATAGCTTTGTGGAGGAAGTGATTGTGAATAGAAAACCATGGTCTACTGGAGTTCAGGAGGTGATGACAGGTTCACACATATTTGTATGTGCTCATAGTAGTCGAGATAAAAGGTGTGGTTTTTGTGGGCCAGTTTTAATCCAAAAATTTAAAGAGGAGGTTGAACTAAGGGGATTAGGGAACGTGTCTGTGACTGCTTGTTCACATGTTGGTGGACACAAATATGCAGGAAACTTGATAATCTATAGTGTTCAAGACAGTAAAGTTTGTGGTCATTG GTATGGTTATGTTACCCCAAGTGACGTGCCTGCATTGCTTGACAACCACATAGGAAAAGGTGAAATCATATATAGGATTTGGAG GGGCCAAATGGGTGTTCCTATGGTCAAGAAAGCTCAGAAGACGGCTGAACAGGCACTCCCAAACGGACATGACTATAAGGACATCGAGCAGGATACTCAAGCAACCAGCcccaaagaagaaaaagaaaatggaGGATGTTGTCAAGGTGTCAATGGCTTCTCATGCTGCAGAGATGAAACACCCGAAACAGAAAATGAGAAAAAGGAAGCTATCAGTATACTCGATTTCATTACGAAAAAATGGGAGAAACATGAGATTTATACAGTCAGCGCTGTAGTTGGAGCCGTGGTAACTGTTGCTGTGGCCTATAGCTTTTATAAAAGGTTAAGATGA
- the LOC139857211 gene encoding putative glucose-6-phosphate 1-epimerase, which produces MAINIINEGDGSPRVILREPTGSTAEVLLYGGQVVSWKNERREEILFMSSKAVSKPPKPVRGGIPICFPQVANFGTLEQHGFARNRLWAVDEDPSLLPPANNQSMVDLVLKSTEDDLHTWPYRFELRLRVSVGPNKLTLIPRVRNVDSKAFSFTIMLRNYFSVSDVSEVRVEGLETLDYLDNLLKRERYTEQADAITFDDEIDRVYLSTPTKIAVIDHERKRTIVIRKEGMVDAVVWNPWDKKAKAIPDLGDEDYKTMLCLDAAAIENPINLKPGEEWKGRQELCTVCSSYYSGQLDPRKVLCGLR; this is translated from the exons ATGGCGATCAATATCATCAATGAAGGAGATGGATCGCCTCGAGTTATATTGCGTGAACCTACCGGATCAACAGCTGAG gtgCTCTTGTATGGAGGTCAGGTTGTTTCATGGAAGAATGAGCGGCGAGAGGAGATACTTTTCATGAGCAGTAAG GCTGTTTCGAAACCACCTAAACCCGTAAGAGGAGGCATACCCATTTGCTTTCCTCAG GTTGCAAATTTTGGTACACTAGAGCAACATGGATTTGCAAGGAACAGATTATGGGCAGTAGATGAAGATCCTTCACTCTTGCCTCCAGCTAACAATCAATCAATGGTAGATCTTGTATTGAAATCAACAGAAGATGATCTTCATACATGGCCATATAG ATTTGAGTTGCGGCTTCGAGTTAGTGTGGGGCCCAACAAGCTCACTTTGATTCCTCGTGTGAGAAATGTTGATAGCAAGGCCTTCTCGTTTACTATTATGCTGCGTAATTATTTCTCTGTATCGGATGTCAG TGAAGTACGTGTTGAGGGACTGGAGACACTTGATTATTTAGACAATTTGTTGAAGAGGGAAAGGTACACAGAGCAGGCGGATGCCATCACCTTTGATGACGAA ATTGATCGAGTGTACTTGAGCACGCCTACTAAGATTGCTGTAATAGACCATGAGAGGAAGAGGACAATCGTCATACGTAAAGAAGGAATGGTGGATGCAG TCGTGTGGAATCCTTGGGACAAAAAGGCAAAAGCGATCCCAGATTTGGGTGATGAAGACTACAAAACGATGCTATGTTTGGATGCTGCTGCTATCGAAAATCCAATAAATTTAAAACCCGGTGAAGAGTGGAAAGGTCGTCAAGAGTTATGTACTGTTTGTTCAAGTTATTACAGCGGCCAGCTGGACCCACGCAAGGTTCTTTGTGGCTTACGCTGA